Proteins encoded within one genomic window of Rubritalea squalenifaciens DSM 18772:
- a CDS encoding ROK family protein yields the protein MAANSQKNTKPQILVIDVGGSNIKMIATGQEERIKIPSEPDMTPEQMIKLVQEATAEWDYDHVALGIPCVVLHGEPATNPVNLGKGWIGFDFEKAFGVPTKVINDAAMQAYGCYHGGTMLFLGFGTGLGTTLICDGTIIPLEAGHLPYRKKKSFEQYVGKKGFNKLGAEKWEKHVRKVIKILRDAFNAEDIVIGGGNAKLLDPMPKGTRRTDNGAAFTGGFRLWGEEHA from the coding sequence ATGGCTGCTAACTCTCAGAAGAACACAAAACCTCAAATCCTCGTCATCGATGTAGGGGGCTCGAATATTAAGATGATCGCGACCGGTCAGGAAGAGCGGATCAAAATCCCCTCCGAACCTGACATGACTCCCGAGCAGATGATCAAACTAGTGCAGGAAGCCACAGCGGAATGGGACTATGATCACGTAGCGCTCGGCATTCCATGTGTGGTCCTACACGGTGAACCGGCGACTAATCCGGTCAACCTAGGCAAAGGATGGATCGGTTTTGATTTCGAAAAAGCGTTTGGCGTTCCTACCAAGGTGATCAATGATGCGGCCATGCAGGCCTATGGCTGCTACCATGGCGGCACCATGCTCTTCTTGGGCTTCGGTACTGGACTTGGTACCACACTCATCTGCGATGGCACCATCATCCCGCTAGAGGCTGGCCACCTTCCCTATAGAAAGAAGAAATCCTTCGAACAATACGTAGGTAAAAAGGGCTTCAACAAACTAGGCGCGGAAAAATGGGAGAAGCACGTGCGCAAAGTCATCAAGATCCTGCGCGACGCTTTCAATGCTGAAGACATCGTCATCGGTGGTGGCAATGCCAAGCTGCTAGATCCCATGCCGAAAGGCACACGCCGCACCGATAACGGCGCGGCCTTCACGGGTGGATTCAGGCTCTGGGGTGAAGAGCACGCTTGA
- a CDS encoding tyrosine-type recombinase/integrase, which translates to MEKHLKSWLERKRPEVSDATFAFYAGVQKKLEAYFGDKLGEDINNFSRQEITNFRNHLSKKLAAKTVNHQIKALKSIFRDALRDGFLLENPAEHVDSVKDDKSTKEQRKPFTVDELKLVMEHANSEWRSMVLFGLYTGQRLGDIVKLRWSNIDLNRGMINLVTGKTGKRLHIPIAKPLLDHIERLPVGDDPQACIHPKSCETLQNANWQVSTLSNQFTKILEHAGLREKTTHQKKGQGRSAKRQAMQLSYHSLRHTAVSLMHEAGIPAASVQALIGHDSEAVHQAYTHIGDDALRKAADSLPKL; encoded by the coding sequence CTGGAAAAGCATCTCAAGTCCTGGCTTGAGAGAAAGAGACCGGAAGTGTCTGATGCTACCTTTGCATTCTATGCCGGGGTGCAGAAGAAACTGGAAGCCTACTTCGGAGATAAACTCGGTGAAGACATCAACAACTTCAGTCGGCAGGAGATCACGAACTTCAGGAATCATCTATCCAAGAAACTCGCGGCCAAGACAGTCAACCACCAGATCAAGGCATTGAAGTCGATTTTCAGGGATGCCCTGCGGGATGGTTTTCTGCTTGAGAACCCGGCTGAGCATGTGGATTCAGTTAAGGATGACAAGAGCACTAAGGAGCAGCGAAAGCCCTTCACCGTCGATGAACTTAAGCTGGTGATGGAGCATGCCAATTCCGAGTGGAGAAGCATGGTGTTGTTCGGGCTCTACACAGGCCAGCGTCTAGGAGACATCGTCAAGCTGAGATGGTCTAACATCGACCTCAACCGGGGCATGATCAACTTGGTCACAGGTAAGACCGGAAAACGCCTACACATCCCAATCGCCAAGCCTCTACTGGACCACATAGAAAGATTGCCCGTAGGTGACGATCCCCAGGCATGCATTCACCCTAAGTCATGCGAGACCCTCCAGAATGCCAACTGGCAAGTATCGACTCTCAGTAACCAGTTTACCAAGATCCTGGAACATGCCGGGTTGAGGGAAAAGACCACCCACCAGAAGAAGGGACAGGGGAGATCCGCAAAACGCCAGGCTATGCAGCTCTCTTACCACTCTCTGCGCCACACTGCAGTCAGTCTCATGCATGAAGCCGGTATTCCCGCCGCCTCCGTCCAAGCCCTCATCGGCCACGACTCGGAAGCAGTCCACCAAGCATACACGCACATCGGAGATGATGCATTACGTAAGGCTGCTGACTCACTGCCGAAATTATAG
- a CDS encoding pyridoxal phosphate-dependent decarboxylase family protein — MHTLSPHKLDNTVSDRFQENLDELRRLFFSRDKAVWPVFGDPGIEQVLNFRKKHVPSHRVVDEYPGGAALHQQMMLNSKLNQAWRSPEDGIDPLLVFAAATSKNWEDPASVENVICAPSDAAIYGAFMGTVANPNLVYSEYAGMAEDFERMVIRKIARLVGYNEESATGLFTQGGTFCNLYGYLFGLRKSLPDSLHLGLEYGQDYRIMYSQGGHYSNTTNLSVLGVNIDKKTIKIKLTDDNDMDMLDLEQQLTACFRLGCVVPTIMLTMGTTDTFGVDKVKPVSDLLDRLCKQFRMVRPHIHVDAAVGWPLIFFLGYDFDQNPLEINEATLTGLKRNVARFQELKYADSFTVDFQKWGFVPYTSSLVMVKDKSSMQALEHDPENFSYFENDVQGQTHLQSTVECSRGAAGMFGAYSALQYMGVEGYQMLIAHGLQNANYFREKLSEVPGALIVAGQNQGPSVGFRLYDPKKVSDVEAEYEMEKKLSDSPEYRQRLRENTAYHRHIFKARGKKHLYTNWIEFVSHTNYDEYGNWEPIPGEKAVFMNPLTSRENIDAYIAGVHGAVDAY, encoded by the coding sequence ATGCACACGCTCTCTCCACATAAACTCGACAATACGGTTTCTGACCGCTTCCAGGAAAATCTGGATGAATTAAGAAGACTTTTTTTCTCCAGGGACAAGGCTGTCTGGCCGGTCTTCGGGGATCCAGGGATTGAGCAGGTGCTGAACTTCAGGAAAAAGCATGTGCCCAGCCATCGTGTGGTAGATGAATATCCCGGTGGTGCTGCTCTGCACCAGCAAATGATGCTGAACTCCAAGCTGAACCAGGCATGGCGCTCTCCAGAAGATGGCATCGATCCTCTATTGGTCTTTGCTGCCGCCACTTCAAAAAACTGGGAAGATCCGGCGTCAGTGGAAAATGTGATCTGCGCACCATCGGATGCCGCGATCTACGGCGCCTTCATGGGAACTGTTGCTAACCCAAACCTCGTCTACAGTGAGTATGCTGGTATGGCTGAGGACTTCGAGCGCATGGTGATCAGAAAGATTGCCAGACTCGTAGGCTACAATGAAGAGTCTGCCACAGGCTTGTTCACCCAGGGAGGAACCTTCTGTAACCTCTATGGCTATCTATTCGGACTGAGAAAGTCTCTGCCGGACTCACTGCATCTCGGTCTAGAGTACGGCCAGGACTATCGCATCATGTATTCCCAAGGTGGACATTACTCCAACACCACAAACCTTTCCGTCCTCGGAGTGAACATTGACAAGAAGACCATCAAGATCAAGCTGACCGACGACAACGATATGGACATGCTGGATTTGGAGCAGCAGCTCACAGCTTGCTTCCGTCTCGGCTGTGTAGTGCCTACAATCATGTTGACCATGGGGACCACAGATACCTTTGGTGTGGATAAGGTAAAGCCGGTGTCCGATCTTTTGGACCGCCTGTGCAAGCAGTTCCGCATGGTGCGTCCGCACATCCACGTGGATGCGGCAGTGGGCTGGCCGCTGATCTTCTTCCTCGGATATGACTTTGATCAAAATCCACTCGAAATCAATGAGGCTACTCTTACTGGCTTGAAACGCAATGTAGCGCGCTTTCAGGAGCTGAAGTATGCGGACAGCTTCACGGTAGACTTCCAGAAGTGGGGCTTTGTTCCCTACACCTCCAGCCTGGTGATGGTGAAGGACAAGAGTTCCATGCAGGCTCTGGAGCATGATCCAGAGAATTTCTCTTACTTCGAGAATGATGTACAAGGGCAGACTCACTTGCAGTCTACTGTGGAATGTTCTCGCGGTGCCGCTGGGATGTTTGGAGCCTATTCTGCCCTACAGTACATGGGGGTGGAAGGCTATCAAATGCTGATTGCGCACGGTCTGCAGAATGCCAACTACTTCCGTGAAAAGCTCTCCGAAGTGCCTGGTGCTCTGATCGTGGCCGGCCAGAACCAGGGGCCAAGTGTGGGCTTCCGTCTTTATGATCCTAAGAAGGTGAGCGATGTCGAAGCCGAGTATGAAATGGAGAAGAAGCTTTCCGACTCTCCTGAGTACAGACAGCGCCTCCGGGAGAACACGGCTTATCATCGCCACATCTTCAAAGCCAGAGGTAAGAAGCACCTCTACACGAACTGGATCGAATTTGTGAGTCACACAAACTACGATGAGTACGGCAACTGGGAGCCAATCCCAGGAGAGAAGGCTGTCTTCATGAATCCTCTAACAAGCAGGGAAAACATCGACGCCTACATCGCTGGAGTTCACGGGGCAGTGGACGCCTACTAA
- a CDS encoding endonuclease/exonuclease/phosphatase family protein: MAILLVCGFCLGGSVRAEVGSGSPQAKVFRVMTYNIWNVFDNKNQLENGVRWIKEQDVDVLALQELTNVKPEFLGSIAKRWGHEYSALLKTSGYSVGLTSRTPIEIRDKRLKGMHHGYLHASTANLEVFVVHLSPFKYEVRTREAEILVEQIKPLLEQKKRVIVMGDFNALSPSDRLFLDKNEEALKAASETDTKHAHVQNLKDGKFDYGVMAHFLNAGLHDVVDKQLPLNAVDRVTCPTGIFADKKTVPANGQRVDFILVSPNLYHRISKSFIPRDEILNRISDHYPVSVEFKSN; this comes from the coding sequence ATGGCAATCCTATTGGTATGTGGTTTTTGCCTAGGGGGGAGTGTGCGGGCCGAGGTAGGAAGTGGTTCTCCACAGGCCAAGGTTTTCAGAGTGATGACTTATAATATCTGGAATGTCTTTGATAATAAGAATCAACTGGAGAATGGTGTTCGATGGATCAAGGAACAGGATGTAGATGTTCTGGCGTTACAAGAGCTGACCAATGTTAAGCCTGAATTTCTAGGTAGCATAGCAAAGCGATGGGGGCATGAGTATTCGGCATTATTGAAAACGTCAGGCTACTCGGTTGGTTTGACATCACGTACTCCTATTGAGATCAGAGACAAGAGGCTCAAGGGGATGCATCACGGTTACCTTCATGCGAGCACAGCCAACCTGGAGGTATTTGTCGTTCATTTGTCCCCGTTCAAGTACGAGGTGCGGACTAGGGAGGCAGAAATCCTGGTGGAGCAAATCAAACCGCTACTTGAGCAGAAGAAGCGAGTCATCGTTATGGGGGATTTCAATGCGCTGAGCCCGAGCGACAGATTATTTCTAGATAAGAATGAAGAGGCGCTGAAGGCAGCGAGTGAGACCGACACCAAACACGCGCACGTTCAGAACCTAAAGGATGGTAAGTTCGACTACGGGGTGATGGCTCACTTTCTCAACGCTGGTCTGCATGATGTCGTCGATAAACAGCTTCCTTTGAACGCCGTGGACAGGGTGACTTGTCCGACAGGGATTTTTGCGGACAAAAAAACGGTTCCGGCGAATGGACAGAGGGTCGATTTTATATTGGTCAGCCCGAATTTATACCATCGCATTAGTAAAAGTTTTATCCCGAGAGATGAAATCTTGAATCGTATTTCAGATCACTATCCGGTTTCTGTAGAATTCAAGAGTAACTAG
- a CDS encoding 4-alpha-glucanotransferase encodes MVKAFENVARSAGLLFPVFSMRRSGDLGIGDTSTVKLCLDWLAKHKVGFLQLLPINVSGMDNSPYAAISSVALDFIYVDVSRIPEIGQDDIEDLLDEFGRKWLESDRVDYHTVKLVKGRLLRKAYQRYVANGDEDPEFTHFCKQEKDWLQPYCRYRWLMEEANCEEDWTRWPEEFNTAEKALAYEKKKQKLTDGGPEGVQLYYAWVQWHAFKQWWEVRDYADDLGIKLMGDIPIGVSCASADVFFEQQWFDLDWFGGAPPEKVFKDDPFACKWGQNWGVPLYNWDKLQKDKYSWWCRRIEKLTDVFHIFRIDHILGFYRIYAFPWHPKRNAEFLPLSEAEAKALTGGRLPQFMPRPDDTMKHKAQNLMDGDRYLKAVLKAADGYEVVGEDLGCVPDYVRPHLEELGVAGFKICHWETDQAGRAQPPESHHECSFATYTTHDHPPIKGIWEELRKNVADGCAGSGDGLRILCEYAGMPVMKNAKDYGPFDNVLKWELLEALLKSNARYACMMYTDLLGSDVRINTPATVGDHNWTCRAEWLLDDIPDEVEREASKLAVYIDMYHRNVYQRVK; translated from the coding sequence ATGGTCAAAGCCTTTGAGAATGTGGCTCGTTCTGCTGGACTTTTGTTTCCAGTTTTTTCGATGCGCCGCAGTGGTGATCTGGGGATTGGTGATACCTCCACGGTGAAACTGTGTCTGGATTGGCTGGCCAAGCACAAGGTGGGCTTCCTGCAGCTGTTGCCTATCAATGTGAGTGGAATGGATAACAGTCCCTATGCGGCGATCAGTTCGGTAGCCTTGGATTTTATTTATGTGGATGTCTCGCGCATTCCGGAAATAGGCCAGGATGATATCGAGGATTTGTTGGACGAGTTTGGGCGCAAGTGGTTGGAAAGTGATAGAGTGGATTACCACACGGTGAAGCTCGTCAAAGGGAGGTTGCTGCGGAAAGCCTATCAGCGTTACGTGGCCAACGGGGATGAGGATCCTGAGTTTACGCATTTCTGCAAGCAGGAGAAAGACTGGTTGCAGCCATATTGTCGGTATCGTTGGTTGATGGAGGAGGCAAACTGTGAGGAGGATTGGACCCGGTGGCCTGAGGAATTCAATACCGCGGAGAAGGCCTTAGCGTATGAGAAGAAAAAGCAGAAGCTCACTGATGGAGGGCCTGAAGGAGTGCAGCTCTACTACGCCTGGGTACAGTGGCATGCCTTCAAGCAATGGTGGGAGGTGAGGGATTACGCGGATGACTTGGGAATCAAGCTGATGGGGGACATCCCCATCGGAGTTAGTTGTGCCAGCGCTGACGTGTTTTTTGAACAGCAGTGGTTTGATTTGGATTGGTTTGGTGGAGCACCACCTGAGAAGGTATTTAAAGATGATCCCTTTGCCTGCAAGTGGGGGCAAAACTGGGGTGTGCCTCTCTACAACTGGGATAAGCTCCAGAAAGATAAATATTCCTGGTGGTGTCGGCGCATTGAAAAGCTCACTGATGTGTTTCATATTTTCCGGATCGATCACATTCTGGGGTTTTACCGTATCTATGCCTTCCCTTGGCACCCCAAACGTAATGCCGAGTTCTTGCCCCTGTCAGAGGCTGAGGCCAAGGCGCTCACCGGTGGAAGACTGCCGCAGTTCATGCCTAGGCCTGATGATACAATGAAGCATAAGGCGCAGAACCTCATGGATGGCGACCGCTACCTGAAAGCTGTGCTCAAAGCGGCTGATGGATATGAGGTCGTAGGCGAGGATCTGGGCTGTGTTCCTGATTATGTCAGGCCTCACTTGGAGGAGCTGGGTGTCGCTGGATTTAAAATTTGTCATTGGGAGACTGACCAGGCCGGACGCGCGCAACCACCGGAGAGTCATCATGAGTGCTCATTTGCTACTTACACCACACATGACCATCCGCCTATCAAAGGGATCTGGGAAGAGCTGAGAAAAAATGTCGCTGATGGCTGCGCTGGTAGTGGGGATGGGCTCCGGATTTTATGTGAGTATGCCGGGATGCCTGTGATGAAAAACGCCAAGGACTACGGGCCTTTTGATAATGTCCTGAAGTGGGAGTTGCTGGAGGCCTTGCTGAAAAGCAACGCCCGCTACGCCTGCATGATGTACACAGATTTGCTGGGAAGTGATGTCCGCATTAATACACCAGCGACTGTGGGGGACCATAACTGGACGTGTAGAGCTGAGTGGCTGCTAGACGATATCCCGGATGAGGTGGAGCGCGAGGCGTCCAAGTTAGCAGTCTATATTGATATGTATCATCGTAATGTGTATCAAAGGGTCAAATGA
- a CDS encoding alpha-amylase family glycosyl hydrolase, with protein MSDRVRIYQLFVRHFGNTNESRVPGGAIVQNGCGKFADITERALEEIKEMGFTHLWLTGVLEHASGTSYPNRPADNPVLLKGRAGSPYAVKDYFDVCPDYACDPENRLEEFKELLARCRSVGLKVVIDFVPNHVARSYGSDVEPDLSFGKGDDVRQFFHRENHFFYLEGEWKMQLPGGLYEPEVHGRVTGNNAATWSPSPNDWYETVKLNYGHDFRTGRDTSHMPEPEAELHEVPKTWRTMDAILSYWQLMGVDGFRCDMAHMVPMEFWRWAVRQARWRNPEVYFMAEAYDGDRAKLTDENVLHALLDSGFDSVYDGDSYELVKQIYEGDKWANDLDDILWDERKLNQMLRYAENHDEVRIASPKHWGGHGLKVGVPVTAFLLGVGRGPCMLYNGQEVGEPAIGSEGFSGDDGRSSIFDYWSLPEFCKWVHGGSYDGALLSEQQKELRDWYAGWIQLMGEPAFSRGEVFGLNYINRDNEHFGRAEGEHVSGKWMYAFLRRDRKSGQAFLVVIHFNPWQTAQEVEVRLSQEAREWIGHEVAHKVVIGEMAPCSVEVVEFWGDFEVEEI; from the coding sequence ATGAGTGATAGGGTAAGGATCTACCAGCTGTTTGTCCGCCACTTCGGAAATACGAATGAGAGCAGAGTTCCGGGTGGTGCGATTGTGCAAAACGGCTGCGGCAAGTTCGCGGATATCACCGAGCGGGCACTTGAGGAGATCAAGGAGATGGGATTTACCCATCTGTGGCTCACAGGTGTGTTAGAGCATGCGAGCGGTACAAGCTATCCTAACCGCCCAGCTGATAATCCTGTTTTGCTGAAAGGGCGCGCTGGGAGCCCCTATGCTGTGAAGGACTACTTCGATGTCTGCCCTGACTATGCCTGTGACCCTGAGAATAGGCTGGAGGAATTTAAGGAGTTGTTAGCCCGTTGTAGGAGCGTAGGCCTGAAAGTGGTGATCGATTTTGTTCCAAACCATGTGGCGAGAAGCTATGGCAGCGACGTAGAGCCAGATTTGAGTTTTGGAAAAGGAGATGATGTGAGGCAGTTTTTCCATAGGGAAAACCACTTTTTTTATTTGGAGGGAGAGTGGAAGATGCAGCTTCCCGGTGGTTTGTATGAGCCAGAAGTTCATGGTCGAGTCACCGGAAATAACGCGGCTACCTGGTCTCCCTCTCCGAATGATTGGTATGAGACGGTGAAGCTCAACTATGGCCATGACTTTCGCACGGGTAGGGATACATCCCATATGCCGGAGCCAGAGGCTGAGTTGCATGAGGTACCAAAAACCTGGAGAACGATGGATGCCATTCTCTCCTATTGGCAGCTCATGGGGGTAGACGGTTTCCGCTGTGATATGGCGCACATGGTGCCCATGGAGTTCTGGCGCTGGGCGGTGAGGCAGGCTAGATGGAGAAATCCCGAGGTCTACTTCATGGCGGAAGCCTATGATGGTGATCGGGCTAAGCTGACTGATGAAAATGTTCTGCATGCCTTGTTAGATTCAGGTTTCGACTCCGTATATGACGGGGACAGCTATGAGCTGGTCAAGCAGATCTATGAGGGAGACAAATGGGCGAATGACCTGGATGATATTTTGTGGGATGAACGGAAGTTAAACCAGATGCTGCGCTATGCTGAAAACCATGATGAGGTAAGGATTGCTTCGCCTAAGCATTGGGGAGGGCATGGCCTGAAGGTCGGGGTGCCTGTGACCGCGTTTCTCCTGGGTGTTGGCCGTGGCCCCTGTATGCTCTACAATGGTCAGGAAGTCGGTGAGCCGGCGATTGGTTCAGAAGGCTTTAGCGGAGATGATGGACGGAGCAGTATCTTTGATTACTGGAGCCTGCCGGAATTTTGTAAGTGGGTGCATGGCGGGAGTTATGACGGAGCCTTGCTGTCTGAGCAGCAGAAGGAACTCCGTGATTGGTACGCCGGATGGATCCAGCTGATGGGGGAGCCGGCTTTCTCCAGAGGGGAGGTTTTTGGGCTCAACTACATCAATAGGGATAACGAACACTTTGGCAGAGCTGAGGGGGAGCATGTTTCCGGGAAATGGATGTATGCCTTTCTGCGAAGGGATCGGAAATCAGGACAAGCCTTTCTGGTGGTGATTCATTTCAACCCCTGGCAGACAGCTCAGGAAGTAGAAGTGCGGCTCTCTCAGGAGGCCCGGGAATGGATAGGTCATGAGGTGGCTCACAAGGTAGTGATCGGAGAGATGGCTCCTTGTAGTGTGGAGGTTGTGGAGTTTTGGGGAGACTTCGAAGTAGAGGAGATCTAG
- a CDS encoding PEP-CTERM sorting domain-containing protein, whose product MMDKQSFKLPFLLAIVSTGILTTGAHAASIAWDGEGSDGIWQTGLNWDTNSVPTAADDITISNGDTVTYVPGGDLTVDGGSVTVSGGSTLTQTASNWARINNGTLTLNDSTFSRAGGNVVLAFNTDNNSGINAVNSNFSIGGELWFGHNNNTGNQVVSVNLTNSTIDANGVVGIWFWDTDAAGNSFSLNINGAGSTVEGRVGRRNTGGSNNAVTWETLWNEGILTYNGSNAGLFADHFITSGTAGTGDYTLTSIPEPSSLSLISLVCFGLLMRKHRKP is encoded by the coding sequence ATGATGGATAAACAAAGTTTCAAGTTACCATTCCTACTGGCCATAGTATCAACAGGCATTCTCACAACAGGAGCTCACGCAGCATCAATTGCTTGGGACGGTGAAGGTAGTGATGGCATTTGGCAAACAGGATTAAACTGGGATACGAATAGCGTACCAACAGCCGCTGACGATATAACAATCAGCAATGGAGATACTGTCACATATGTGCCCGGCGGAGATCTGACCGTTGACGGAGGCAGTGTCACTGTTAGCGGCGGCTCAACACTTACTCAGACTGCCAGTAATTGGGCTAGAATCAACAATGGCACACTCACCCTCAACGATAGTACTTTCAGCCGTGCAGGCGGCAATGTAGTACTCGCCTTTAACACAGACAATAATAGCGGCATCAATGCAGTAAACAGCAATTTCAGCATTGGTGGTGAGCTTTGGTTTGGCCACAACAATAATACAGGAAACCAAGTTGTCTCAGTCAACCTCACGAATTCTACCATTGATGCCAACGGCGTGGTTGGCATCTGGTTCTGGGATACAGATGCAGCAGGAAATAGCTTTTCTCTTAACATCAACGGAGCTGGCTCTACCGTAGAAGGCCGGGTAGGAAGAAGAAACACAGGCGGTAGCAATAATGCGGTTACTTGGGAAACGCTTTGGAATGAAGGCATCTTGACCTACAATGGCAGCAATGCGGGTCTCTTCGCTGATCACTTTATTACTAGTGGCACTGCTGGCACCGGTGATTATACACTCACTTCCATCCCAGAGCCGTCATCTTTGAGCCTAATCAGCCTGGTTTGTTTCGGCCTACTTATGCGAAAGCATAGAAAACCATAG
- a CDS encoding arylsulfatase, producing the protein MIFRLLWLFALGIGLCYGAERPNVILVMTDDQGYGDFGFMGNDLIKTPELDAMVQRGAIWSEFYVSPVCSPTRACLMTGRYNHRTKCIDTYLGRSMMSTDEYTLAEALRDAGYATGIFGKWHLGDNYPMRPSDQGFEYSFIHKGGGLGQPADPRDNASRYTDALLFENDREVETRGYCTDVFFGRSFSFMEKCRQDGKPFFVYLAPNAPHSPFHDVPVELYNKYKKVDFSGIMVGIKEGQRAIENDKLARIAAMITNIDDNMGKLFKRLDRMGVTENTIVIFLTDNGPNTRRYVGRFRGKKSELYEGGVRTPLLIQWPGGIKQGTKVKHSVAAHIDLMPTVLAVCGVEDLPQNLDGRSILSQLKAPYTSMEERPIIIQYHRGDEISKYHSCMVRRGKWKLVHPSGTQRESFVGEPKWELYDLEKDPGEVNDLSVSHPDVVAELVAIYEAWYTDVSSERKDQPSPPYILIDKDKENPSVLTWQDMIEGTWRPNKVGFYKVDFVHDGRYDIRFEGAHQHKMDANKKWTAILQLGKKSYSAPFDPERKLAIFEALSIPAGKYTLKPKVVSDDGEEWSVYHTRILHR; encoded by the coding sequence ATGATTTTTAGACTGCTATGGTTGTTCGCTCTGGGTATCGGGCTTTGCTATGGGGCGGAGAGGCCGAATGTCATTTTAGTGATGACAGATGATCAGGGTTACGGGGACTTTGGATTCATGGGCAACGATTTGATTAAGACTCCGGAACTGGATGCGATGGTACAACGTGGTGCGATCTGGAGTGAGTTTTATGTGAGCCCGGTGTGTTCCCCAACGAGGGCGTGTCTGATGACTGGAAGATATAACCACCGGACGAAGTGCATTGATACCTATCTGGGTAGGTCAATGATGTCGACTGATGAGTATACTCTGGCGGAGGCTCTGCGTGATGCTGGCTATGCTACGGGGATTTTTGGCAAATGGCATCTGGGTGATAACTATCCTATGCGCCCCAGTGATCAGGGTTTCGAATATTCCTTCATTCACAAGGGTGGAGGGCTAGGACAGCCGGCTGATCCCCGTGATAATGCATCACGGTATACAGATGCTCTGTTATTCGAGAATGATCGTGAGGTAGAGACGCGGGGATACTGCACGGATGTGTTTTTTGGGAGGAGTTTCTCTTTTATGGAGAAGTGCCGGCAGGATGGGAAGCCGTTCTTTGTCTACCTGGCACCCAACGCGCCTCACTCTCCATTCCACGATGTACCGGTGGAGCTCTATAATAAGTACAAGAAGGTAGATTTCAGTGGAATTATGGTGGGAATAAAGGAAGGGCAAAGAGCAATAGAGAACGACAAACTGGCCCGTATTGCGGCGATGATTACCAATATCGATGATAATATGGGTAAGTTATTCAAACGTCTCGACAGGATGGGGGTTACTGAGAATACCATAGTGATTTTTCTAACAGACAATGGTCCAAATACGCGACGATACGTGGGGAGGTTCCGTGGTAAGAAATCCGAGCTTTATGAAGGGGGAGTTCGGACGCCGCTTCTAATCCAGTGGCCGGGGGGGATCAAACAGGGAACAAAGGTCAAGCATTCGGTTGCTGCGCATATCGATCTCATGCCTACTGTGCTGGCTGTGTGTGGGGTTGAGGATTTGCCGCAGAATCTGGATGGGAGAAGTATTCTGTCCCAGCTGAAAGCTCCTTATACGAGTATGGAGGAGCGCCCGATTATCATTCAATATCATCGTGGTGATGAAATCAGTAAATACCACAGCTGCATGGTGCGAAGGGGTAAATGGAAGCTGGTGCATCCGAGCGGTACTCAGAGGGAGAGCTTTGTCGGGGAGCCTAAGTGGGAGCTGTATGATCTGGAGAAGGATCCGGGAGAGGTGAATGATTTGTCAGTGAGCCATCCCGATGTAGTTGCTGAACTCGTGGCTATCTACGAAGCATGGTATACAGACGTAAGTTCCGAGCGGAAAGATCAGCCAAGCCCGCCATACATTCTCATTGATAAAGATAAGGAGAATCCTTCAGTACTTACCTGGCAGGACATGATTGAGGGCACGTGGCGGCCTAACAAAGTAGGTTTTTACAAAGTCGATTTTGTGCATGACGGAAGATATGACATCCGTTTCGAGGGAGCACATCAGCATAAGATGGATGCCAATAAGAAATGGACAGCTATCCTGCAACTTGGAAAGAAGAGTTACTCTGCCCCCTTTGATCCCGAGAGGAAGCTGGCCATCTTTGAAGCGCTTTCGATTCCTGCCGGGAAATACACGTTGAAGCCCAAGGTTGTGTCAGATGACGGAGAGGAATGGTCGGTCTACCATACGCGCATACTTCATCGCTAA